A region from the Enoplosus armatus isolate fEnoArm2 chromosome 24, fEnoArm2.hap1, whole genome shotgun sequence genome encodes:
- the LOC139306634 gene encoding cyclin-T2-like, protein MAVHRGPSTKWLFTREQLENTPSRRCGIEADRELSYRQQAANLIQDIGQRLNVSQLIINTAIVYMHRFYMIHSFTKFHRNIISQTTLFLAAKVEEQPRKLEHVIKIAHACVNPQEPAVDTKSSAFQQQAQELVALETVVLQTLGFEITVDHPHTDVVRCSQLVRASKDLAQTSYFMATNSLHLTTFCLQYRPTVVACVCIHLACKWSNWEIPVSTDSKHWWEYVDRTVTLQLLDELTHEFLQILEKTPSRLKRIRNWRAIQAAKKPKTEGSAVDSAFQGTSLDGLPGVTNSFFPSTSASDLDMPSLNNIAAPFSSYQPLDDQSKSCGYDQFSEPHLSDFTLVKHEHKAAGGSSSKHQQLGTNAAAFSRPQKVLTLEKYREKHAAELASQNGVKEEPSTDMYAPAPALSSHHHKKRSQPQQAGQSGDGRRDKSSSKKARLPPSFAENGSATSEELKMRIKVSSERHGGSEQGGTLPGKDKHKEHGGHRHSKHGHSHAYSLSGNGKGTIDNPTLSLRAPSGHDGSSSGSSRKRPHSDAGNHNHNNHHHHSSKSGRSSKGGLGSSHYSSESQRMMEHHGHDGTNGMLTANGQHTDYKDTFDMLDSLLSAQGMNL, encoded by the exons ATGGCGGTGCACCGGGGACCCTCTACGAAATGGCTCTTCACCCGGGAGCAGCTCGAAAACACACCGTCTCGCCGCTGCGGAATAGAGGCTGACAGGGAGCTTTCTTACCGGCAGCAGGCCGCCAACTTAATCCAAGACATAGGCCAGAGACTCAACGT CTCTCAACTAATTATCAACACTGCTATAGTATATATGCACAGGTTTTATATGATCCACTCCTTCACTAAATTCCATAGAAAC atCATTTCCCAGACTACGTTGTTCCTGGCAGCTAAAGTTGAGGAGCAGCCCAGGAAGTTGGAGCATGTCATTAAAATAGCCCATGCTTGTGTTAACCCACAAGAGCCTGCAGTAGACACCAAGAGCAGC GCATTCCAGCAGCAGGCACAAGAGCTTGTAGCACTGGAAACAGTAGTGCTGCAAACGCTGG GTTTTGAAATAACAGTTGATCATccacacacagatgttgtgaGGTGTTCCCAGCTAGTGCGAG CAAGCAAGGATTTGGCACAGACTTCCTATTTCATGGCTACCAACAG TTTGCACCTCACCACCTTCTGCCTGCAGTACAGGCCCACGGTCGTAGCGTGTGTCTGCATCCACCTGGCCTGTAAGTGGTCCAACTGGGAGATCCCTGTGTCTACAGACAGCAAGCACTGGTGGGAGTACGTGGACCGCACCGTGACGTTACAGCTGCTGGATG AGCTCACGCATGAGTTCCTTCAGATCCTGGAGAAGACGCCCAGCAGGCTGAAGAGGATACGAAACTGGCGG GCCATTCAAGCAGCGAAGAAGCCAAAGACAGAGGGCTCGGCAGTGGATAGTGCCTTCCAGGGGACGTCCTTAGATGGCCTTCCTGGCGTCACCAActccttcttcccctccacTTCTGCATCAGACTTAGATATGCCCTCCCTCAACAACATCGCGGCCCCCTTCTCCTCCTACCAGCCACTGGACGACCAGTCAAAGAGCTGCGGCTATGACCAGTTCTCCGAGCCCCACCTTTCAGACTTCACGCTGGTGAAACACGAACACAAAGCTGCAGGCGGGTCTAGTAGTAAACACCAGCAGCTCGGCACGAACGCTGCCGCTTTTTCGCGGCCGCAGAAGGTCTTGACTCTGGAAAAGTACAGAGAGAAACACGCGGCGGAGCTGGCCTCGCAGAACGGTGTGAAGGAGGAGCCGAGCACAGACATGTACGCGCCTGCTCCCGCTCTCTCCTCGCACCACCACAAGAAACGCTCTCAGCCGCAGCAGGCCGGCCAGTCAGGGGACGGCAGGAGAGACAAGTCCAGCTCGAAAAAGGCTCGGCTGCCCCCTTCCTTCGCCGAGAACGGCTCCGCCACTAGCGAGGAGCTCAAGATGAGAATCAAAGTTTCCTCCGAGCGCCACGGAGGCTCAGAGCAGGGCGGGACTCTGCCTGGAAAGGACAAGCACAAAGAACACGGCGGCCACCGCCACTCGAAACACGGCCACTCGCATGCGTATTCCCTCAGCGGAAACGGCAAAGGGACAATAGACAACCCCACCTTATCCCTACGAGCTCCCAGCGGCCACGACGGGAGCTCCTCCGGCTCGTCTCGCAAGAGGCCTCACTCGGACGCCggcaaccacaaccacaacaaccaccaccaccactcgTCCAAGAGCGGCAGGAGCTCCAAAGGAGGCCTCGGCTCGTCCCACTACTCATCAGAGAGCCAGAGGATGATGGAGCACCACGGCCACGACGGAACCAACGGCATGCTGACCGCCAATGGCCAACACACCGACTACAAAGACACTTTTGACATGCTAGACTCTTTATTAAGTGCCCAAGGAATGAACTTGTAA
- the LOC139306847 gene encoding transmembrane protein 163a — protein MTDPTPPDSTAVQEPPVAVDPTAANGQCEQADSQQQLQQPNTESQGEGFKMDQEMKITDSIEDRGLLESSMRLKPHEAQSYRKKALWVSWVSIAITIVLAIAAFTVSIMRHSASAFGFAFDATLDVLSSVIVLWRYSNAAAVHSAHREYIACVILGVIFILSSLCILGKAIHDLATKLLPEVDVFLFSVSIVSGVVCIFLAVIKFMLGKVLTSRALITDGFNSLVGGVMGFSILISAEVFKHEPKVWYLDGTIGVLIGLIILAYGVKLLLDMVPRVRQTRNYERFE, from the exons ATGACGGACCCCACACCGCCGGACTCCACCGCCGTCCAGGAACCGCCTGTAGCAGTGGACCCCACGGCGGCGAACGGGCAGTGCGAGCAGGCGGactcccagcagcagctgcagcagcccaACACAGAAAGTCAGGGAGAGGGTTTCAAGATGGACCAGGAGATGAAGATAACCGACAGCATAGAGGACCGAG GTCTTCTGGAAAGCAGTATGCGTCTGAAGCCGCATGAAGCACAGAGTTACCGCAAGAAAGCTCTGTGGGTGTCCTGGGTGTCCATAGCGATCACCATCGTCCTGGCCATTGCCGCTTTCA cCGTTTCCATCATGCGCCACAGTGCTTCAGCTTTCGGATTTGCT TTTGATGCCACGCTGGATGTGTTGTCCTCAGTCATTGTACTATGGCGGTACAGCAACGCTGCAGCTGTCCACTCAGCACACCGAGAATACAT AGCCTGTGTTATCCTGGGCGTGATCTTTATCCTGTCCTCCTTGTGCATTCTGGGTAAGGCCATCCACGACCTGGCCACCAAGCTGCTACCTGAAGTG gatGTCTTCCTGTTCAGCGTGTCCATTGTCAGCGGCGTGGTGTGCATCTTCCTCGCCGTGATCAAGTTTATGCTCGGCAAAGTGCTCACGAGCCGAGCCCTCATCACTGACG GATTCAACTCACTGGTGGGGGGAGTCATGGGGTTCTCCATCCTCATCAGTGCTGAGGTGTTCAAGCATGAACCCAAGGTGTGGTACCTGGATGGGACAATAGGCGTCCTCATAGGTCTCATCATCCTCGCCTATGGAGTCAA gctgctgctggacatGGTCCCGCGGGTCCGACAGACCAGGAACTACGAGCGCTTTGAGTGA